A region from the Volucribacter amazonae genome encodes:
- the prlC gene encoding oligopeptidase A: protein MSNPLLQDHQLPAFSQIKPEHIKPAIEQLIQDCRATTEKLLENAPHFSWDNFCQPLAEVNDRLSKAWSPVSHLNSVKNSPELREAYQACLPLLSEYGTWVGQHQGLYNAYLQLKNSPEFAQLSVAQQTAINNSLRDFKLSGISLPADKQQRYGEIVARLSELSSQFSNNVLDATMGWEKIISDKSELAGLPESALEAAQQSAQSKGLKGYRFTLEFPSYLPVMTYCENRELREEMYRAFVTRASEQGPNAGKWDNTAIMEEILNLRVELAKLLDFSTYTELSLATKMAESPQQVLDFLDNLAIRSKAQGQKELADLQAFCQAEYGVNELEPWDISFYSEKQKQALYAINDEELRPYFPEQRVLNGLFEVIQRIFNIRAVERFDVDTYHPDVRFFDLIDAQDQVRGSFYLDLYARENKRGGAWMDDCVGRRRKLDGSLQRPVAYLTCNFNKPIGDKPALFTHDEVTTLFHEFGHGIHHMLTLIDVPDVAGINGVPWDAVELPSQFLENWCWEEQALAFISGHYQTNEPLPTEKLAQLLKAKNFQAAMFVLRQLEFGLFDFRLHHHYQANQANQILPTLNQVKQDVAVIKGVEWARTPHSFSHIFAGGYAAGYYSYLWAEVLSADAYSRFEQEGIFNPVTGQSFLDEILTKGGSEPPMTLFKRFRGREPQLDALLRHKGISQ, encoded by the coding sequence ATGTCAAACCCATTATTACAAGATCATCAACTGCCTGCTTTTTCGCAAATTAAACCAGAACATATCAAACCTGCCATTGAGCAATTAATTCAAGATTGTCGTGCTACCACAGAAAAATTATTGGAAAACGCACCGCACTTTAGCTGGGATAATTTTTGCCAGCCCTTAGCGGAAGTGAATGATCGGCTCAGCAAGGCTTGGTCGCCTGTGAGTCATCTTAATTCCGTAAAAAATAGCCCTGAATTACGTGAGGCTTATCAAGCCTGCTTGCCGTTATTATCCGAATACGGCACGTGGGTGGGGCAACACCAAGGCTTATATAATGCTTATTTACAACTCAAAAACAGCCCAGAATTTGCTCAGTTAAGCGTGGCACAGCAAACTGCCATTAATAACAGCTTGCGTGATTTTAAATTGTCGGGCATTTCCTTGCCTGCCGACAAACAACAACGTTATGGCGAAATCGTGGCACGTTTATCCGAATTAAGCTCACAATTTAGCAATAATGTGCTTGATGCCACTATGGGCTGGGAAAAAATTATCAGTGATAAATCCGAATTAGCTGGCTTACCCGAATCTGCCCTTGAGGCAGCACAACAATCGGCACAGAGTAAAGGACTTAAGGGCTATCGCTTTACCTTAGAATTTCCAAGTTATTTGCCTGTGATGACCTATTGTGAAAATCGTGAATTACGTGAAGAAATGTATCGTGCCTTTGTAACACGCGCTTCCGAGCAAGGTCCAAATGCGGGCAAATGGGATAACACCGCCATTATGGAAGAAATTTTAAATTTACGGGTAGAATTAGCCAAACTCTTGGATTTTTCCACTTATACCGAATTATCCCTTGCCACCAAAATGGCAGAAAGCCCACAACAAGTGTTAGATTTTCTTGATAATTTGGCGATCCGTTCTAAAGCACAAGGGCAAAAAGAATTGGCGGATTTACAAGCCTTTTGTCAGGCTGAATATGGCGTGAATGAACTTGAGCCTTGGGATATTAGCTTTTATAGCGAAAAGCAAAAACAAGCCTTATATGCCATTAATGATGAAGAATTACGCCCCTATTTCCCAGAACAACGGGTATTAAACGGGCTATTTGAAGTCATTCAACGTATTTTTAATATTCGTGCGGTAGAACGTTTTGATGTGGATACTTACCACCCCGATGTGCGTTTCTTTGATCTGATTGATGCTCAAGACCAAGTGCGGGGCAGTTTTTATTTAGATTTATATGCACGTGAAAATAAACGTGGTGGCGCTTGGATGGACGATTGTGTAGGCCGCCGCCGTAAATTAGACGGCTCACTACAACGCCCTGTGGCTTACTTAACCTGTAATTTCAATAAACCCATAGGCGACAAACCCGCACTCTTTACCCACGATGAAGTTACCACCCTATTCCACGAATTTGGACACGGTATTCATCATATGCTGACCTTAATTGATGTACCTGATGTAGCAGGCATTAATGGTGTGCCTTGGGATGCAGTGGAATTACCAAGCCAATTCTTGGAAAATTGGTGCTGGGAAGAACAAGCCCTTGCCTTTATTTCTGGGCATTATCAAACTAACGAACCGCTACCAACAGAAAAATTAGCCCAATTACTCAAGGCAAAAAATTTCCAAGCGGCAATGTTTGTGTTACGCCAATTAGAATTTGGCTTATTTGATTTCCGTTTGCATCATCATTATCAAGCCAACCAAGCTAACCAAATTCTGCCAACCCTTAATCAAGTAAAACAAGATGTGGCGGTTATCAAAGGGGTAGAATGGGCAAGAACCCCTCATAGCTTTAGCCATATTTTTGCTGGTGGCTATGCGGCAGGTTATTATAGCTACCTCTGGGCTGAAGTCTTATCCGCCGATGCCTATTCCCGTTTTGAACAAGAGGGAATTTTTAACCCTGTTACTGGGCAATCTTTCCTAGACGAAATCTTAACCAAAGGTGGCTCTGAACCGCCAATGACCTTATTTAAACGCTTCCGAGGACGTGAGCCTCAGCTTGATGCGTTGTTAAGACACAAAGGTATCAGCCAATAA